Below is a window of Salvelinus fontinalis isolate EN_2023a chromosome 31, ASM2944872v1, whole genome shotgun sequence DNA.
CAGGTgttattcctgtttgaggagcatgttcTCGCTGctggacaggtgatattcctgtttgaggagcatgttcTCGCTGctggacaggtgatattcctgtttgaggagcatgttcTCGCTGctggacaggtgatattcctgtttgaggagcatgttcTCGCTGctggacaggtgatattcctgtttgaggagcatgttcTCGCTGCTGGACAGGTgttattcctgtttgaggagcatgttcTCGCTGCTGGACAGGTGATATTCTTGTTTGAGGAGCATGTTCTCGCTGctggacaggtgatattcctgtttgaggagcatgttcTCGCTGctggacaggtgatattcctgtttgaggagcatgttcTCGCTGctggacaggtgatattcctgtttgaggagcatgttcTCGCTGctggacaggtgatattcctgtttgaggagcatgttcTCGCTGctggacaggtgatattcctgtttgaggagcatgttcTCGCTGctggacaggtgatattcctgtttgaggagcatgttcTCGCTGctggacaggtgatattcctgtttgaggagcatgttcTCGCTGctggacaggtgatattcctgtttgaggagcatgttcTCGCTGctggacaggtgatattcctgtttgaggagcatgttcTCGCTGcttgacaggtgatattcctgtttgaggagcatgttcTCGCTGctggacaggtgatattcctgtttgaggagcatgttcTCGCTGctggacaggtgatattcctgtttgaggagcatgttcTCGCTGctggacaggtgatattcctgtttgaggagcatgttcTCGCTGctggacaggtgatattcctgtttgaggagcatgttcTCGCTGctggacaggtgatattcctgtttgaggagcatgttcTCGCTGctggacaggtgatattcctgtttgaggagcatgttcTCGCTGcttgacaggtgatattcctgtttgaggagcatgttcTCGCTGctggacaggtgatattcctgtttgaggagcatgttcTCGCTGctggacaggtgatattcctgtttgaggagcatgttcTCGCTGCTGGACAGGTGATATTCCACCCAAACTCTGTATGTCATGGGCTCtccaccctgttcctgcagctacccagtactctgtatgtcaTGGGCTCtccaccctgttcctgcagctacccagtactctgtatgtcaTGGGCTCtccaccctgttcctgcagctacccagtactctgtatgtcaTGGGCTCtccaccctgttcctgcagctacccaatACTTAATTTGGGAAAACAAGTGATATCTGTTTGGGAACATCGATAGTAAACATGTTTTCTCTACAAAACACATTtcactaaactgttgacagcccgtTTGTACGCTCGAGGAGggaataaagaagagagaggaggaggaaacgcACGGTGCTGAGATTTTCTGTATAGCTACAGTATTCAATACATTATAAAAATGattattactaggctattcaaactCTTTATTAAATTCACTAATTGTAGGCTAAGTGTAAGCCACCCTGCACAAGCAATGAACCAACAGAATTGCCTAGggctatacgttctctcccagacacGTGGATAGACATTTTGGACACGTGGATAGACATTTaggtccatccagtatgcatatTACTACAGTCCACTCCCAAAGGCGATTACTAGAATTTGTTTTAATTTGGATTAGTGGCTaaaccaattatgtaccaaaaaTATCTTAAATTAGTTTTGTTTTAGTTTTACTGCGGTCATAACTCATGACTGCTTGTGTGGAGGTAATACAGTCACTGCAACAGCTATAGGTCCGCCAAGCAAAAACATGATAAAAATTAATTTGTAAGAATGCAGTGTACAGAAATTGATTGCTCAGTGGAAAATAtctaactagtcagtgacaacggTGGGGAGTTTAAAGTTTGggacagcaactatgtgagcttattacactattatagacactatgtcctgggatttcctatgatcttccATGTCGAACTCCCTACCTTCTAACTCTTCTTGTGTGGAGCATCATAGAGCAGAACATTACATGTACATGTTTGTGAGAGTTTCTGCTTTTCATAGATGGGTCATAATAGCTTTTAGCTCAAATCAGGTGTTTTTTGTCCAAGACTGGAGATGGGAAACATTGATATAGATGATGTCACCATAGTCTAGGAACGGTAGGaaccatgctagattacagagatgtaatttatagatcggcaggtaaaggTGCTCTCGAGGGGCTAAATGCTCTTTACTATTCTTTGCCACCAATGcttcttataggacacatcactgctcTGTATTCCTCTGTAAACTGGCCATCTCTGTTCTGTATACCTTCCGCAGGACCTACTGGTTGATgcctatttataaaaccctctaagGCGTCCCTCCcctctatctgagatacctactgcaaccTTCATCCTTCACATGCagcacccattctgccagtcacattatgttaaaggtccccaaagcacacacatccttgggtcgctcctcttttcaatttgctgcagctagtgactggaatgagctgcaaaaaacactcaaactggacagttttatctccatctctacattcaaagactcaatcatggacacttactgacacgtgtggctgctttgcatgatgtattgttgtctctaccattTTGTCCTTTGTGCTGTGCCTAACAATGTTTGTGCCATgcttgtgttgctgccatgttgtgctgctgccatgttgtgtggttatcatgttgtgttgttgtcatgttgtgctgctgccatgttgtgttgctaccatgttgtgttgtcttaggtctctctttaagtattgttgtgatgtgtgttttgtactacatttttttgttttaatcccagcccccgtccccacaggaggccttttgccactTGCTAGGctgtcatcgtaaataagaatgtgttcttaatttacttgcctggttaaatacaaattcattttttattaaaaaaaatacataatggTCCCGTTGAGACTCCTGTGAAAGAGAGTTtttgtttcctctcctccccactgatTGTTTCTATTTTCTTCATCTATTTGCCCACTTATCTTCTGTTTGGAATGGTAGGATTTGTTATTGAAATGAATACAATACAAATTGATTATCACAGCAGCATGTGAGCCTTTGAAAATATACAGAaacaggcacacaaacacacacgcacgcacaaccAACAAATAGAGACGTTTTCACATACTCACACTGTAAGGGTGGTAATGACAGAGAACACATGATACTGTAATCAAGATGGGCGGGGGAACATACAGGGTTCTTTTCAGAATACACAATGCACAGTAACCATGCATCAACACAAAGACATGGCTATATCAAATTGTGTGGACACAGGAATAAAAACATgtcgcctttatttaactaggcaagtcagttaagaacaagttcttatttacaatgacggcctaccccggccagacCCTAAtcaggacgacactgggccaattgtgcaccaccctaagggactcccaatcacggcctggaatcgaaccagggtctatagtgacgcctctagcactgagatgcagtgccttagaccgctgcgccactcaggagccaaaATATTCTGTAGCACATTTATAATACACTGCATGCTGCTATCGCTCACAGTCAAATAGGTCTGGTGCATATCTGCATGCAGGCTTCCTTTTCACAGTTTGTTGacaccatagaattaggaattagaataatgagtatttaataggatctctatggttgaCACTCGATTTCATTGAAGAGGAAGCTGTGAAAATAATGGAGGCATGAGGGGAGTCACGAATGGATGGAAAAAACTGACTTAGAGAGCCTGCTTTACCTGGGGCTGTTTCCCTGGCAACACACCCTTGGGATGGAAAGAAGACAAGCACATGGTTGCATTTACAGCTTTCAGGGTTCGTTCAAGAGGTGTGCCATCCACAGAAACACGGAACCAAACTATACAGACATTATAGAGGGTTGGAACACACTATAAGTTCTGTGTTCATAATAGCTAATAGCTAatagcttttttttctttcttcctgTCTTCCACACTTGCCTCGGTCCCATCCGTATCTTTTGATATGGTATTCAGTTACTACCTTCTGGACAGGCAGAACATCTGTCTGAGCGCTGGAGAAAAGCTCCTTCCCTGTGGATGCCATCACACTGCTGATAGACAGCCTAGCCTGCAGCCCTGCCCCTTTTAACGCTCAACTTCAAAGACGTTTTATCATAGACCAGATAAACACTTGGGTGCgcgcaaacacacgcacacacacgcaaacacacatgcacacgcaagcatgaacacacactcacactgcatGTTCCTTTTATAAACTGAGCATGGTTTTACTAGAATCATGACTTAATGTCTTTGTTGATCCATTTATGTTTACTGAAAGAGCTCTTGTAAAAAGCCGTCTCAGCTTTTCCCAGCTCAATTTTTTCATCTTATCCACTCCTAACCTACCTGACATGTCACCAGGTCTCATTTTATAGCAATTTCACAGTCTTTGGGAAAGCAGAATAAAGCcatgttttgaaaagtgtttagatatacagtatatcatgccCTCAGTAGCACAGAAGGCAATATTGAACATTTCCCTGGCGAAAGCTTTATACTTGCATCATTAGTAAACCAGGACTTATCCTGCACAGTGCTTCTGCCTGGCTGTTTGGCAGGTGGCAGTGTCCCCAGACCAGGAACAATGATTTGCGGTGATGCGATAGTGGAGACGAACAGAGAGCAGCACCACCATTTCCCCTGAGGGATTGAGAGATAGCATCCTGTGATTCAGCTGAGGGCCCACCGCCTCAGACTGCCTGTCTAGCACCCCACCTGCCCTGCCCTGCTGTCCGTCTGTCCATGCCcacacaccaaaccacacaccacacaacacaacctAGGCCTGCGAGGCTTTTACTCATCCTACAAACTTATgcaccactgctgtccaaaagCTAGCATTAGGTTAGCCATCACATCAAAGAGCATCCCGGTTGAATCTTTATCTTTCATGTTCGGTGCAGCACTACATTAGCTAT
It encodes the following:
- the LOC129829299 gene encoding involucrin-like codes for the protein MLLKQEYHLSSSENMLLKQEYHLSSSENMLLKQEYHLSSSENMLLKQEYHLSSSENMLLKQEYHLSSSENMLLKQEYHLSSSENMLLKQEYHLSSSENMLLKQEYHLSSSENMLLKQEYHLSSSENMLLKQEYHLSSSENMLLKQEYHLSSSENMLLKQEYHLSSSENMLLKQEYHLSSSENMLLKQEYHLSSSENMLLKQEYHLSSSENMLLKQEYHLSSSENMLLKQEYHLSSSENMLLKQEYHLSSSENMLLKQEYHLSSSENMLLKQEYHLSSSENMLLKQE